TGCTACTGCAATGCGGAGGCGGCGGAAGGAATAGCGGCGCCGCTGGCGCCGGCAGATGGCGGGCTTGCCACGCCGAAGGCACAGGATGCAGCGATAGCAGAACGCGAACCCGCAAGTCCTGCGGCACCCGACGCAGCGCTCGTCGGAGACGTTGAAGAGGGCGACGCGCCGCGCGGCGAATCGTGGACCTACGATCGCCGGTGCCTGCGGCTGACGCCCGTTGACGTGGCCGAACGCGAGGCGGCTGGCCTGCCGCGCGCGATTCGCTTCAAAGTGCCCGATGGCGCCACCACGTTTCACGATCTCGTCCACGGCGACATCACGTTTGACAACGCGAACATCGAGGATTTCGTTGCGCTTCGATCGGACGGGCATCCGACCTACCACCTGTCGGTCGTCGTCGACGATATCGACATGGACATCACCCATGTCGTGCGCGGCGACGACCACATTTCGAACACGCCGAAGCAGGTGTTGTTGTACCGCGCGTTCGGAACGCGCGTGCCGGCGTTTGCGCACGTGCCTCTCATCCTCGGGCCCGACAAGCGCCGGCTGAGCAAACGGCATGGCGCCACGTCGGTGATGGAGTATGCGCGCCAGGGCTTTGTGCCCGAAGCGATGATGAACTTCCTGGCGCTGCTTGGCTGGTCGCCCGGCAGCGGCAACAAGGAGTTGTTCGGGCGTGACGAGCTGATTGGGGCGTTTTCGCTCGACGGCATCAGCAGCAGCAACGCGGTGTTCAATCCCGAGAAGCTCGAGTGGTTCAGCGCGCAGCACATTGCCGCGATGTCGGCCGAAGACCTGGCGAGGCGCATCGAGCCGTTGCTGCAGTCGGCCGGAGTGTGGCGCGACGCCTATGCGGGGGCCGGGCGGGAATCGTTGCGGCGATTGATTGAGATGCTTCGTCCGCGCGCGAAGCGGCTGACCGAGTTTGTCGAGAAGGGGCAGTTCTTCCTCGCCGACGCCGTGACGTACGACGAGGACGCGGTGCGGAAGCATCTGGCGACGCCGGAATCAATGGAGCTGCTGCGCGCGGTTCGCAGCGTGTGCGCCACGATCGATTCGTTCACGGCCGCCGCGATCGAGCCGGCGCTGCGGGATCTGGCCGTTGCGCGCGGCGTGAAGGCCGCCGCGTTGATTCATCCCGCGCGGGTGGCCGTCACTGGCCAGGCCGCGAGCCCAGGCATCTTCGAGGTGCTCGAGTTGCTCGGACGCGACCGCGTGCTCGCGCGGATTGACGCGTGCCTCACTTCGCACCCACCCGGTAGGCATTCGTAGTCAGGGGCGGTCCCCTGTAGCCGCCCGTCTCGTAGGGGCGCGATTCATCGCGCCCGACTCTGCCGCCGTCGACAGCAATAATCCCCACCTCAAGCGGGTTTAGTCTGAAGTTCCATTGGTGAGTGCGCCTGATCTCCTGTCCGGTGAAGCAGATACGTGCTGCGCCGGGGATGCGATTCTGTCTACACGCCGTTACGCAATCGCTTTGAGCAGGTCGAGTGCACGCCGTTGGGCCTCGGTCGCGG
This portion of the Acidobacteriota bacterium genome encodes:
- the gltX gene encoding glutamate--tRNA ligase translates to MTVPRLRFAPSPTGYLHVGGARTALFNWLYARRTGGVFVLRIEDTDVERSSWDKVEGILDGLRWLGLDWDEGPEIGGPHGPYFQSQRLDRYREMAERLVRDGHAYYCYCNAEAAEGIAAPLAPADGGLATPKAQDAAIAEREPASPAAPDAALVGDVEEGDAPRGESWTYDRRCLRLTPVDVAEREAAGLPRAIRFKVPDGATTFHDLVHGDITFDNANIEDFVALRSDGHPTYHLSVVVDDIDMDITHVVRGDDHISNTPKQVLLYRAFGTRVPAFAHVPLILGPDKRRLSKRHGATSVMEYARQGFVPEAMMNFLALLGWSPGSGNKELFGRDELIGAFSLDGISSSNAVFNPEKLEWFSAQHIAAMSAEDLARRIEPLLQSAGVWRDAYAGAGRESLRRLIEMLRPRAKRLTEFVEKGQFFLADAVTYDEDAVRKHLATPESMELLRAVRSVCATIDSFTAAAIEPALRDLAVARGVKAAALIHPARVAVTGQAASPGIFEVLELLGRDRVLARIDACLTSHPPGRHS